Proteins co-encoded in one Arachis hypogaea cultivar Tifrunner chromosome 13, arahy.Tifrunner.gnm2.J5K5, whole genome shotgun sequence genomic window:
- the LOC112792242 gene encoding ubiquinol oxidase 2, mitochondrial encodes MKHSAFSSVVLRALINGRNNCNRSGTAVATATVMPFMAAEMSRHCAGAGGLKRGFPCWKRMMASESLRSPVEANSTEKKEEEKKSEGNSLVASSYWGISRQKVTREDGTEWPWNCFMPWETYHSNLSIDLTKHHVPKNFLDKVAYRTVKLIRIPTDVFFKRQYGCRAMMLETVAAVPGMVGGMLLHLRSLRRFQHSGGWIKALLEEAENERMHLMTMVELVKPKWYERILVLVVQGVFFNAFFALYLLSPKLAHRVVGYLEEEAIHSYTEFLRDLESGAIENVPAPAIAIDYWRLPKDAKLKDVITVIRADEAHHRDVNHFASDIHFQGKELRDAPAPIGYH; translated from the exons ATGAAGCATTCTGCATTCAGTTCTGTGGTTCTCCGAGCTCTGATCAACGGCAGGAATAACTGTAACCGTAGTGGCACGGCGGTTGCAACTGCGACGGTGATGCCGTTTATGGCGGCGGAAATGAGCCGCCACTGCGCGGGTGCTGGTGGCTTGAAAAGAGGATTCCCCTGCTGGAAGAGAATGATGGCTTCCGAGTCCCTGCGGTCGCCTGTTGAGGCAAATTCGACggaaaagaaggaggaggagaagaagagtgAAGGCAATAGCCTTGTGGCCTCGAGTTATTGGGGGATTTCGAGGCAGAAGGTTACGAGAGAGGATGGGACGGAGTGGCCTTGGAACTGCTTCATG CCGTGGGAGACTTACCATTCAAACTTGTCAATTGATTTGACCAAGCATCATGTTCCAAAGAATTTTCTGGATAAAGTTGCTTATAGGACAGTGAAGCTCATCAGAATTCCGACTGATGTTTTTTTCAAG AGACAATATGGTTGCCGTGCAATGATGCTTGAAACAGTTGCAGCTGTTCCTGGAATGGTGGGAGGAATGTTGTTGCACCTGAGGTCACTCCGCAGGTTTCAGCACAGTGGGGGCTGGATCAAAGCATTGCTCGAGGAAGCAGAGAATGAGAGAATGCACTTAATGACCATGGTGGAACTTGTGAAGCCTAAATGGTATGAAAGAATACTTGTTCTTGTTGTCCAGGGAGTTTTCTTCAACGCGTTCTTTGCGCTTTACTTACTCTCCCCAAAGCTAGCTCATAGAGTTGTTGGGTATCTTGAGGAGGAGGCCATACATTCTTACACTGAGTTCTTGAGGGACCTAGAGAGTGGTGCAATTGAAAATGTTCCTGCTCCTGCCATTGCAATAGATTATTGGAGGCTTCCCAAGGACGCCAAATTGAAAGATGTTATAACCGTCATTCGGGCCGATGAAGCTCATCACCGAGATGTGAACCATTTTGCTTCT GATATCCACTTTCAGGGAAAAGAACTGAGGGATGCACCAGCTCCTATTGGCTATCATTAG
- the LOC112792238 gene encoding alternative oxidase 3, mitochondrial: MKYVVLARSTARALFTGGRIYHRQFSTVTIARQLEKEATHHHGGSAFGESGSFWWRKMSSLPEIKDQHHSEEKKKEDTTTTNNNENGVVSSYWGITRPKVQREDGTEWPWNCFMPWDTYRADVSIDVKKHYVPKTFSDKVAFRSVKFLRVLSDLYFKERYGCHAMMLETIAAVPGMVGGMLLHLKSLRKFQHSGGWIKALLEEAENERMHLMTMVELVKPSWHERLLVITAQGVFFNAFFVFYLLSPKTAHRFVGYLEEEAVISYTQHLDAIVSGKVENVPAPAIAIDYWRLPKDATLKDVITVIRADEAHHRDVNHFASDIHHQGKELKEAPAPIGYH; encoded by the exons ATGAAGTACGTCGTTTTAGCAAGGTCAACGGCACGAGCTCTATTCACCGGTGGCCGGATCTACCACCGCCAATTCTCCACGGTGACGATCGCCAGACAACTGGAGAAGGAGGCCACACACCACCATGGTGGCAGCGCCTTCGGCGAAAGCGGAAGCTTCTGGTGGCGGAAGATGTCCTCCCTGCCTGAGATAAAGGATCAGCATCActcagaagagaagaaaaaagaggacaccaccaccaccaacaacaacGAGAACGGTGTTGTTTCGAGTTACTGGGGGATCACGAGGCCTAAGGTTCAGAGGGAAGATGGTACCGAATGGCCTTGGAACTGTTTCATG CCATGGGACACTTATCGCGCAGATGTGTCCATAGATGTGAAGAAACATTACGTGCCAAAGACGTTTTCGGACAAGGTTGCCTTCAGGAGTGTCAAATTTCTCAGGGTTCTCTCAGATTTGTACTTCAAG GAGCGGTATGGATGCCATGCCATGATGCTAGAAACAATTGCAGCTGTGCCAGGAATGGTGGGAGGGATGTTGTTACACCTCAAGTCACTAAGGAAGTTCCAACACAGTGGCGGTTGGATCAAGGCACTGCTTGAGGAAGCAGAGAACGAGAGGATGCACCTCATGACCATGGTTGAGCTTGTGAAACCAAGCTGGCACGAGAGGCTTCTTGTTATTACTGCTCAGGGAGTTTTCTTCAATGCCTTCTTTGTGTTCTACCTTCTCTCACCAAAGACCGCACACAGGTTTGTTGGTTATTTGGAAGAAGAAGCTGTCATCTCGTATACACAGCACTTGGATGCAATTGTAAGTGGCAAGGTTGAGAATGTCCCTGCTCCTGCCATTGCCATTGATTATTGGAGGCTTCCAAAGGATGCAACTCTCAAGGATGTTATTACTGTCATTCGCGCTGATGAGGCTCACCATAGAGACGTCAATCACTTCGCTTCT GATATTCACCATCAAGGAAAGGAATTGAAGGAGGCTCCAGCTCCTATTGGTTATCACTGA
- the LOC112792239 gene encoding uncharacterized protein isoform X2, whose protein sequence is MNKRMWSDEETKAFVGFMKEFVVDGLKTDSGQFKPGTFKKLALKMLEAFPTCTITAKHCKNKHKRLKEKYQYASEMLACSGFGWNSKKQCVEVDSKDVLDAWTKAHPTKFYTVGKPFPLFHRLEGIFGKDRATGVSAASGFNTQEQVHEEGEDQSPGILEGTFGKDRATGVDAINGFNTQEQVHEEEEDQIPGLDEFEVSANTSFDGEQGAASHSEAGAASARHSGKKRKQNDILERMVECVRFSIAAQEKHVQILADAISGVNERFKIGEKLEQLGFSDDEVVQVVLKFSDNSNLEKSFWSLTDSQKSALVRSILR, encoded by the exons ATGAACAAGCGCATGTGGAGTGATGAAGAAACCAAAGCATTTGTGGGTTTCATGAAGGAGTTCGTTGTTGATGGTCTGAAAACCGATTCTGGACAATTCAAACCAGGAACTTTTAAAAAACTAGCTTTAAAGATGCTGGAGGCCTTCCCAACTTGTACCATAACCGCCAAACATTGCAAAAATAAGCATAAGCGATTGAAGGAGAAGTATCAATATGCCTCTGAGATGTTGGCTTGCAGTGGATTTGGGTGGAATTCTAAAAAACAGTGTGTGGAAGTAGACAGTAAAGATGTTCTTGATGCGTGGACGAAG GCACACCCGACCAAGTTCTACACTGTTGGGAAGCCATTCCCTTTGTTCCACCGACTAGAGGGTATATTCGGAAAGGATAGAGCCACGGGTGTAAGTGCAGCAAGTGGTTTCAACACACAGGAACAAGTTCACGAAGAAGGGGAAGATCAGAGTCCAGGAATTCTAGAGGGTACATTCGGAAAGGATAGAGCCACAGGTGTAGATGCAATAAATGGTTTCAACACACAGGAACAAGttcatgaagaagaggaagatcagATTCCTGGATTGGACGAATTTGAGGTGTCAGCAAATACAAGCTTTGATGGAGAGCAAGGAGCAGCTTCACACTCTGAGGCTGGTGCAGCTAGCGCAAGGCATTCAGGAAAGAAGAGGAAGCAAAATGACATTCTAGAGAGGATGGTTGAATGTGTGCGGTTTTCTATTGCTGCCCAAGAGAAGCATGTCCAAATTCTTGCTGATGCTATTTCAGGTGTGAATGAGAGGTTTAAGATTGGTGAGAAGCTTGAACAACTTGGATTCAGTGATGATGAGGTTGTGCAGGTTGTGTTGAAGTTTTCTGATAACTCAAATTTGGAGAAGAGCTTCTGGAGTTTGACAGATTCTCAGAAGAGTGCATTAGTGCgatccattctaagataa
- the LOC112792239 gene encoding uncharacterized protein isoform X1, translated as MNKRMWSDEETKAFVGFMKEFVVDGLKTDSGQFKPGTFKKLALKMLEAFPTCTITAKHCKNKHKRLKEKYQYASEMLACSGFGWNSKKQCVEVDSKDVLDAWTKVAHPTKFYTVGKPFPLFHRLEGIFGKDRATGVSAASGFNTQEQVHEEGEDQSPGILEGTFGKDRATGVDAINGFNTQEQVHEEEEDQIPGLDEFEVSANTSFDGEQGAASHSEAGAASARHSGKKRKQNDILERMVECVRFSIAAQEKHVQILADAISGVNERFKIGEKLEQLGFSDDEVVQVVLKFSDNSNLEKSFWSLTDSQKSALVRSILR; from the exons ATGAACAAGCGCATGTGGAGTGATGAAGAAACCAAAGCATTTGTGGGTTTCATGAAGGAGTTCGTTGTTGATGGTCTGAAAACCGATTCTGGACAATTCAAACCAGGAACTTTTAAAAAACTAGCTTTAAAGATGCTGGAGGCCTTCCCAACTTGTACCATAACCGCCAAACATTGCAAAAATAAGCATAAGCGATTGAAGGAGAAGTATCAATATGCCTCTGAGATGTTGGCTTGCAGTGGATTTGGGTGGAATTCTAAAAAACAGTGTGTGGAAGTAGACAGTAAAGATGTTCTTGATGCGTGGACGAAGGTC GCACACCCGACCAAGTTCTACACTGTTGGGAAGCCATTCCCTTTGTTCCACCGACTAGAGGGTATATTCGGAAAGGATAGAGCCACGGGTGTAAGTGCAGCAAGTGGTTTCAACACACAGGAACAAGTTCACGAAGAAGGGGAAGATCAGAGTCCAGGAATTCTAGAGGGTACATTCGGAAAGGATAGAGCCACAGGTGTAGATGCAATAAATGGTTTCAACACACAGGAACAAGttcatgaagaagaggaagatcagATTCCTGGATTGGACGAATTTGAGGTGTCAGCAAATACAAGCTTTGATGGAGAGCAAGGAGCAGCTTCACACTCTGAGGCTGGTGCAGCTAGCGCAAGGCATTCAGGAAAGAAGAGGAAGCAAAATGACATTCTAGAGAGGATGGTTGAATGTGTGCGGTTTTCTATTGCTGCCCAAGAGAAGCATGTCCAAATTCTTGCTGATGCTATTTCAGGTGTGAATGAGAGGTTTAAGATTGGTGAGAAGCTTGAACAACTTGGATTCAGTGATGATGAGGTTGTGCAGGTTGTGTTGAAGTTTTCTGATAACTCAAATTTGGAGAAGAGCTTCTGGAGTTTGACAGATTCTCAGAAGAGTGCATTAGTGCgatccattctaagataa
- the LOC112792241 gene encoding alternative oxidase 3, mitochondrial isoform X1, protein MKYITLTRFAARALSNSGRNYQRRCFSSSTIPEIKDQQHSEEKKSEVNNNNNTNNNGVVSSYWGITRPKVKREDGTEWPWNCFMPWDTYHSDVSIDVTKHHVPKSFADKFAYRSVKFLRFFSDLYFKERYGCHAMMLETIAGVPGMVGGMLLHLKSLRKFEHSGGWIKALLEEAENERMHLMTMVELVKPSWHERLLVITAQGVFFNAFFVFYLISPKAAHRFVGYLEEEALISYTQHLKAIETGKVQNVPAPAIAIDYWRLPKDATLKDVITVIRADEAHHRDVNHFASVRFVKTRMQLSLCKIDSREPLDNNLVKSVKLSNCYQLSTSQQDNYT, encoded by the exons ATGAAGTATATAACTCTAACAAGGTTCGCGGCACGAGCTCTGTCTAATAGTGGCCGGAACTACCAGCGCCGCTGCTTCTCCTCCTCCACCATTCCTGagataaaggatcagcagcactcgGAGGAGAAGAAGAGTGaagtcaacaacaacaataacaccaACAACAATGGTGTGGTTTCAAGTTACTGGGGGATCACAAGGCCAAAGGTTAAAAGGGAGGATGGTACTGAGTGGCCTTGGAACTGTTTCATG CCATGGGACACTTACCACTCAGATGTGTCCATTGACGTGACCAAGCACCATGTGCCAAAATCCTTTGCAGACAAGTTTGCATACAGGAGTGTCAAGTTTCTTAGGTTTTTCTCAGATTTGTACTTCAAG GAGCGGTACGGGTGCCATGCCATGATGCTAGAAACAATTGCAGGTGTCCCTGGAATGGTAGGAGGGATGTTGCTGCACCTCAAGTCTCTGAGGAAGTTTGAACACAGTGGAGGTTGGATTAAAGCACTGCTTGAGGAGGCAGAGAACGAGAGGATGCACCTGATGACCATGGTGGAGCTTGTGAAACCCAGCTGGCACGAGAGGCTTCTTGTTATTACTGCTCAGGGAGTTTTCTTCAATGCTTTCTTTGTGTTCTACCTCATCTCACCAAAAGCAGCGCATAGGTTTGTTGGGTACTTGGAAGAAGAGGCTCTGATCTCTTACACACAACACTTGAAGGCAATTGAGACTGGCAAAGTCCAGAATGTCCCTGCTCCTGCTATTGCAATTGACTATTGGAGGCTTCCAAAGGATGCAACTCTCAAGGATGTTATTACTGTCATTCGCGCTGATGAGGCTCACCATAGAGACGTCAATCACTTTGCTTCTGTGCGTTTCGTGAAAACTCGCATGCAGTTGTCTTTATGTAAAATTGATAGTCGAGAACCGTTAGATAACAATTTAGTTAAATCTGTCAAATTATCTAACTGttatcaactatcaacttcacaacAAGATAACTATACGTGA
- the LOC112792241 gene encoding alternative oxidase 3, mitochondrial isoform X2, whose amino-acid sequence MKYITLTRFAARALSNSGRNYQRRCFSSSTIPEIKDQQHSEEKKSEVNNNNNTNNNGVVSSYWGITRPKVKREDGTEWPWNCFMPWDTYHSDVSIDVTKHHVPKSFADKFAYRSVKFLRFFSDLYFKERYGCHAMMLETIAGVPGMVGGMLLHLKSLRKFEHSGGWIKALLEEAENERMHLMTMVELVKPSWHERLLVITAQGVFFNAFFVFYLISPKAAHRFVGYLEEEALISYTQHLKAIETGKVQNVPAPAIAIDYWRLPKDATLKDVITVIRADEAHHRDVNHFASDIHHQGKQLKQAPAPIGYH is encoded by the exons ATGAAGTATATAACTCTAACAAGGTTCGCGGCACGAGCTCTGTCTAATAGTGGCCGGAACTACCAGCGCCGCTGCTTCTCCTCCTCCACCATTCCTGagataaaggatcagcagcactcgGAGGAGAAGAAGAGTGaagtcaacaacaacaataacaccaACAACAATGGTGTGGTTTCAAGTTACTGGGGGATCACAAGGCCAAAGGTTAAAAGGGAGGATGGTACTGAGTGGCCTTGGAACTGTTTCATG CCATGGGACACTTACCACTCAGATGTGTCCATTGACGTGACCAAGCACCATGTGCCAAAATCCTTTGCAGACAAGTTTGCATACAGGAGTGTCAAGTTTCTTAGGTTTTTCTCAGATTTGTACTTCAAG GAGCGGTACGGGTGCCATGCCATGATGCTAGAAACAATTGCAGGTGTCCCTGGAATGGTAGGAGGGATGTTGCTGCACCTCAAGTCTCTGAGGAAGTTTGAACACAGTGGAGGTTGGATTAAAGCACTGCTTGAGGAGGCAGAGAACGAGAGGATGCACCTGATGACCATGGTGGAGCTTGTGAAACCCAGCTGGCACGAGAGGCTTCTTGTTATTACTGCTCAGGGAGTTTTCTTCAATGCTTTCTTTGTGTTCTACCTCATCTCACCAAAAGCAGCGCATAGGTTTGTTGGGTACTTGGAAGAAGAGGCTCTGATCTCTTACACACAACACTTGAAGGCAATTGAGACTGGCAAAGTCCAGAATGTCCCTGCTCCTGCTATTGCAATTGACTATTGGAGGCTTCCAAAGGATGCAACTCTCAAGGATGTTATTACTGTCATTCGCGCTGATGAGGCTCACCATAGAGACGTCAATCACTTTGCTTCT GATATTCATCATCAAGGAAAGCAATTGAAGCAGGCTCCAGCACCTATTGGCTATCATTGA